Proteins found in one Pyrus communis chromosome 15, drPyrComm1.1, whole genome shotgun sequence genomic segment:
- the LOC137717080 gene encoding uncharacterized protein, which produces MTNMNRSPFTDKIEQEEPPRKFSMPHFTSFKGDEDPKRHLKHYRSTMVLYRNNDTLICKIFATTLQGELQDWFYTLPPLFIRSFDELFLVFTKEYSTYCSIKKKSDHLFNVKKDPKESLRDYVKRFKPKKVKIVGYDDSIASATSQKGFPAKYPLFGELIMKEDLTLANCFALAEKHALWDEAR; this is translated from the coding sequence ATGACCAATATGAATAGGTCACCCTTCACGGACAAGATCGAGCAAGAAGAGCCTCCACGcaagtttagcatgccacatttcacatctttcaaaggagATGAAGATCCAAAGAGACATTTAAAGCACTACCGAAGCACAATGGTCCTTTATCGAAACAACGACACTCTCATatgcaagatattcgccactACTCTACAAGGCGAACTgcaagattggttctacaccctACCGCCACTGTTCATTCGAAGTTTTGATGAACTTTTTTTGGTATTCACTAAAGAATATTCAACCTACTGctcgatcaagaaaaagtcCGACCATTTGTTCAATGTCAAAAAGGACCCTAAGGAATCGCTTCGCGACTATGTGAAAAGGTTCAAACCAAAGAAGGTAAAAATAGTCGGATACGACGACTCGATAGCAAGTGCAACTTCCCAAAAAGGATTCCCAGCAAAATACCCGCTGTTcggagaattgatcatgaaagaagatctaactctggcaAATTGTTTTGCTTTGGCCGAGAAGCACGCACTTTGGGATGAGGCTCGGTGA